From one Bacteroides eggerthii genomic stretch:
- the uxaC gene encoding glucuronate isomerase gives MKNFMDENFLLQTEIAQKLYHEHAAKMPIIDYHCHLIPQMVADDYQFKSLTEIWLGGDHYKWRAMRTNGVDERYCTGKDTTDWEKFEKWAETVPYTFRNPLYHWTHLELKTAFGIDKILNPKTAREIYDECNEKLKQPEYSARGMMRRYHVEAVCTTDDPVDSLEYHIKTRESGFEIKMLPTWRPDKAMAVEVPADFRAYVEKLAEVSGVEISTFDDMIAALRKRHDFFAAQGCKLSDHGIEEFYAEDYTDAEIQAIFNKVYGGTSLTKEEILKFKSAMLIAFGEMDWEKGWTQQFHYGAIRNNNSKMFKLLGPDTGFDSIGEFTTAKAMAKFLDRLNSAGKLTKTILYNLNPCANEVIATMLGNFQDGTVPGKIQFGSGWWFLDQKDGMEKQMNALSVLGLLSRFVGMLTDSRSFLSYPRHEYFRRTLCNLVGRDVENGEIPAAEMERVNQMIEDISYYNAKKFFQF, from the coding sequence ATGAAAAACTTTATGGACGAGAACTTCCTGTTGCAGACAGAAATCGCGCAGAAGTTGTACCACGAACATGCGGCTAAAATGCCGATTATCGACTATCACTGTCACTTAATTCCACAAATGGTAGCAGACGATTATCAGTTCAAGTCATTGACGGAAATCTGGCTGGGAGGCGACCACTACAAATGGCGTGCTATGCGTACCAACGGCGTGGACGAACGCTACTGTACCGGCAAGGATACCACCGATTGGGAAAAGTTTGAAAAATGGGCGGAAACCGTACCATACACTTTCCGTAATCCTTTGTATCACTGGACGCATTTGGAACTGAAGACAGCATTCGGCATCGATAAAATCTTGAACCCTAAAACAGCGCGTGAAATTTATGACGAATGTAACGAGAAGCTGAAGCAGCCGGAATACTCGGCCCGCGGCATGATGCGCCGTTATCATGTGGAAGCGGTTTGTACTACGGACGATCCTGTTGATTCACTGGAATACCATATAAAGACTCGTGAGAGCGGCTTTGAAATCAAAATGCTTCCCACTTGGCGTCCCGACAAGGCTATGGCAGTGGAAGTTCCTGCCGACTTCCGCGCATACGTGGAGAAACTGGCGGAAGTGAGCGGTGTGGAAATCTCTACTTTTGACGATATGATTGCCGCTTTGCGCAAGCGCCACGATTTCTTTGCTGCTCAGGGATGCAAACTGTCCGATCATGGTATTGAGGAGTTCTATGCAGAGGATTATACGGATGCGGAAATTCAGGCGATCTTCAATAAGGTATATGGCGGCACTTCATTGACCAAGGAAGAAATCCTGAAGTTCAAGTCGGCTATGCTGATTGCCTTTGGTGAAATGGACTGGGAAAAGGGTTGGACGCAACAGTTCCACTATGGGGCTATCCGCAACAATAACAGCAAGATGTTCAAGTTGCTCGGTCCTGATACTGGTTTTGATTCTATCGGCGAATTCACTACTGCCAAGGCAATGGCCAAATTCCTCGACCGCTTGAACTCGGCAGGCAAGCTGACAAAGACTATTCTTTACAATCTGAACCCATGTGCCAATGAAGTAATCGCTACGATGCTGGGTAACTTCCAGGATGGAACAGTTCCCGGTAAGATTCAGTTCGGTTCAGGCTGGTGGTTCCTTGATCAGAAGGATGGTATGGAGAAGCAGATGAACGCGCTTTCAGTACTTGGTTTGCTGAGCCGTTTCGTAGGTATGCTGACTGACTCACGCTCTTTCCTCTCCTATCCGCGTCATGAATATTTCCGCCGTACATTGTGTAACCTTGTTGGCCGCGATGTAGAGAACGGAGAGATTCCTGCTGCCGAAATGGAACGCGTAAATCAGATGATTGAAGATATCAGCTATTACAACGCAAAGAAGTTCTTCCAGTTCTAA
- a CDS encoding HAD family hydrolase codes for MKDKIEVVAFDADDTLWENELYFQEFEHKFCDLLKTYQPPAAVSQELFKTEMKNLHMYGYGLKSMMLSMIETACRITGGKENLHCAEEIIRLGQELLQKPVTLLDGVENVLLQLQGKCKLVLATKGDLFDQKRKVMDSGLVRYFCHIEIMSDKKEADYQKLLNTVGCAPQNFLMLGNSIKSDILPILNLGGYAAHIPYHITWQYENHEGNVTHPNFLQLKNIKDIIGYLL; via the coding sequence ATGAAAGATAAAATAGAAGTTGTAGCATTTGATGCAGACGATACTCTCTGGGAGAATGAGCTTTATTTTCAAGAGTTTGAGCATAAATTCTGTGATTTGCTGAAAACATATCAGCCACCGGCAGCCGTTTCGCAGGAACTTTTTAAAACAGAAATGAAAAACCTGCACATGTATGGATATGGCCTGAAGAGCATGATGCTCAGCATGATTGAAACTGCATGTAGGATTACCGGTGGAAAGGAAAATCTGCATTGCGCAGAAGAAATTATCAGATTGGGACAGGAACTTTTGCAAAAGCCCGTCACACTACTGGACGGGGTGGAAAATGTATTGCTCCAGTTACAAGGAAAATGCAAACTGGTACTGGCTACCAAAGGAGACTTATTCGATCAAAAAAGGAAAGTCATGGACTCCGGACTGGTGAGATATTTCTGCCACATTGAAATAATGAGTGATAAAAAAGAGGCCGATTACCAAAAGCTCCTCAACACAGTGGGATGTGCTCCGCAGAATTTCCTGATGTTGGGAAACTCCATAAAATCGGACATATTACCGATACTGAATTTAGGAGGATACGCTGCCCATATACCTTATCACATTACCTGGCAATACGAAAACCACGAAGGGAACGTAACTCATCCCAATTTCCTTCAATTGAAAAATATCAAAGATATAATAGGGTATCTCCTATAA
- a CDS encoding peptide MFS transporter, giving the protein MTQSPPTNAKGFSKAFWVSNTVELFERMAYYAVFIVLTIYLSNILGFNDFEASMISGLFSGGLYLLPIFTGAYADKIGFRKSMIIAFTLLSTGYLGLGVLPTLLEAAGLVEYGEVTRFSGLVDSSERWMIVPVLFVIMLGGSFIKSIISASVAKETTEATRARGYSIFYMMVNFGAFTGKTIIDPLRNAIGEQAYIYINFFSATMTILALLSVILLYKSAHTAGEGKSMREIGQGFLRIITNWRLLILILIVTGFWMVQQQLYATMPKYVIRMAGETAKPGWIANVNPFVVVCCVSFITKWMAKRTAITSMNIGMFLIPVSALLMACGNLLGNDVISGMSNITLMMILGIVVQALAECFISPRYLEYFSLQAPEGEEGMYLGFSHLHSFLSSIFGFGIAGVLLTKYCPDPALFASREAWEAASVNAHYIWYYFAGIGLVAAVALLIFAKTTEFIDKKKKA; this is encoded by the coding sequence ATGACTCAATCACCCCCAACTAACGCCAAAGGTTTTAGTAAAGCCTTCTGGGTAAGCAACACAGTAGAACTTTTTGAACGCATGGCATATTATGCCGTATTTATTGTTCTCACCATTTATTTGTCCAATATTTTAGGTTTTAACGATTTTGAAGCAAGCATGATTTCCGGTCTGTTTTCAGGCGGTCTTTATCTGCTTCCGATATTCACCGGGGCCTATGCCGATAAGATTGGTTTTCGCAAATCAATGATTATTGCATTCACACTGTTATCGACCGGTTATTTAGGTTTAGGTGTGCTGCCTACATTGCTGGAAGCAGCCGGACTGGTGGAATATGGTGAAGTGACCCGTTTCTCAGGGTTGGTTGATAGCAGTGAGCGTTGGATGATTGTTCCTGTCTTGTTTGTCATTATGCTTGGCGGTTCGTTCATCAAGTCCATTATATCGGCATCCGTTGCCAAAGAAACTACCGAAGCTACCCGCGCACGCGGTTATTCTATCTTTTATATGATGGTGAATTTCGGCGCTTTCACCGGAAAGACCATTATTGATCCGTTGCGTAACGCTATCGGTGAGCAAGCATATATCTATATCAATTTCTTTTCTGCTACGATGACTATATTGGCGCTGCTCTCTGTTATCCTCTTGTACAAATCGGCACATACGGCAGGCGAAGGTAAAAGCATGCGCGAAATAGGACAAGGTTTCCTGCGTATCATCACTAACTGGCGTTTGTTGATCCTTATCCTTATTGTAACCGGATTCTGGATGGTGCAGCAACAACTGTATGCCACAATGCCTAAGTATGTCATCCGTATGGCAGGCGAAACGGCTAAACCGGGCTGGATAGCCAATGTGAATCCTTTTGTTGTGGTTTGCTGTGTAAGTTTCATTACTAAATGGATGGCAAAGCGTACAGCCATTACTTCCATGAACATCGGCATGTTTCTGATTCCGGTTTCTGCATTGCTGATGGCATGTGGAAATCTGTTGGGCAATGATGTCATTTCGGGGATGAGCAATATCACATTGATGATGATACTCGGTATTGTTGTACAGGCTTTGGCAGAGTGCTTCATTTCTCCACGCTATCTGGAATATTTTTCTTTGCAGGCTCCCGAAGGAGAAGAAGGTATGTATCTTGGATTCAGCCATCTTCATTCTTTCTTGTCTTCCATCTTCGGATTTGGTATAGCGGGTGTGCTGCTGACTAAATATTGCCCTGATCCGGCCTTGTTTGCGAGCCGGGAAGCTTGGGAAGCAGCCAGTGTTAATGCACATTACATTTGGTATTATTTTGCAGGAATAGGATTAGTGGCTGCCGTAGCTCTGCTGATTTTTGCAAAAACCACCGAATTCATCGACAAAAAGAAGAAAGCATAA
- a CDS encoding MBL fold metallo-hydrolase, translating to MKVRFISLASGSSGNCYYIGTEKYGILIDAGIAVRTIKKGLKEAGINMEMIRAVFVTHDHADHIKAVGGLGEKLNIPIYTTARIHEGINKSYCMTEKLHSSVRYLEKQQPMQLEDFRIESFEVPHDGTDNVGYCIEIDGKVFSFLTDLGEITPTAAQYICKANYLILEANYDDEMLRMGSYPQYLKERITSRTGHMSNIDTAEFLAENITEHLQYIWLCHLSKDNNHPELAYKTVEWKLREKGIIVGKDVQLCALKRTTPSELYEFE from the coding sequence ATGAAAGTAAGATTTATAAGCCTTGCAAGTGGTAGCAGTGGCAATTGTTACTATATAGGCACAGAAAAATACGGAATACTCATTGACGCCGGCATTGCTGTTCGTACCATAAAAAAAGGATTAAAAGAAGCAGGTATCAACATGGAGATGATACGTGCAGTATTTGTCACCCATGATCATGCCGATCATATAAAAGCAGTAGGCGGACTGGGTGAGAAACTGAATATACCTATCTATACGACAGCCCGTATTCACGAAGGAATAAACAAGAGTTACTGTATGACGGAAAAGTTACATTCCTCCGTCCGTTATCTGGAGAAACAGCAACCTATGCAATTGGAAGACTTTCGTATTGAGTCTTTTGAAGTTCCTCATGACGGCACAGACAATGTGGGCTATTGTATAGAGATAGACGGTAAAGTCTTTTCTTTTCTCACAGACCTTGGCGAAATAACCCCTACTGCGGCGCAGTATATCTGTAAAGCAAACTACCTGATACTGGAAGCCAATTATGATGATGAAATGTTGCGTATGGGTTCTTATCCTCAGTATCTAAAGGAACGTATAACCAGCCGTACCGGACATATGAGTAATATTGATACCGCAGAATTTCTTGCCGAAAATATTACAGAACACTTGCAATATATATGGCTCTGCCATTTAAGTAAAGACAATAATCATCCGGAGTTGGCCTATAAAACTGTTGAATGGAAACTGAGGGAGAAAGGCATTATAGTGGGTAAAGATGTGCAACTCTGCGCTTTAAAGCGAACTACTCCCTCCGAACTATATGAGTTTGAGTAA
- a CDS encoding NAD(P)H-dependent oxidoreductase, with the protein MDKGIKQVVVLLAHPDIKSSQANKALMDAIKELEEVAVYNLYEMRPEDAFNVDSWSKIISQASAIVFQFPLYWMSAPSLLKKWQDEVFTYLAKTPAVAGKALLVAVTTGSEYSAYRSGGRNNFTIDELLRPYQGSAIHAGMVWQTPVVAYGMGTADAGKNIAEGVNNYKVRIESLVGKNHVGNDW; encoded by the coding sequence ATGGATAAAGGTATAAAACAAGTTGTGGTTCTTTTGGCACATCCCGACATCAAAAGTTCACAGGCCAACAAGGCATTAATGGATGCTATTAAAGAACTGGAAGAAGTGGCAGTATACAATTTGTATGAAATGCGCCCTGAAGACGCTTTTAATGTAGACTCATGGAGTAAGATTATTTCTCAGGCTTCTGCCATTGTGTTTCAGTTCCCGTTGTATTGGATGTCAGCTCCTTCCCTATTGAAGAAATGGCAGGATGAGGTATTCACCTATCTGGCTAAAACTCCGGCGGTGGCAGGTAAGGCATTATTGGTTGCGGTTACTACGGGGTCCGAATACAGTGCCTATCGTAGTGGCGGAAGAAACAACTTCACAATAGATGAACTTTTAAGGCCTTATCAGGGAAGTGCCATACATGCCGGAATGGTATGGCAAACTCCCGTAGTGGCATACGGAATGGGAACGGCCGATGCAGGAAAAAACATTGCCGAAGGGGTTAATAATTATAAAGTAAGAATAGAATCTTTAGTCGGAAAAAATCATGTAGGCAATGATTGGTGA
- a CDS encoding lipid A phosphoethanolamine transferase, which produces MKPFKEIKKWFENQENLFYLFLIILIVPNVVLCFTEPMPIVAKVCNVLLPFSIYYMVMSWSRNCGRTFWILFPFLFFGAFQIVLLYLFGQSIIAVDMFLNLVTTNSSEALELLDNLIPAIVIVVLLYIPALAVATVSVIKKRELPELFIHRERKRARLAMIAGVLSLGAAYLFDSRYELKSDLYPANVCYNVALAFQRTAQTQSYAKTSKDFTFQAKSVHPQKNREVYVMVIGETSRATNWSIYGYNRETNPKLSKVKGLTAFCHVLTESNTTHKSVPMLMSSVSAHDFNSIYQQKSIITTFKEAGYQTAFFSNQRYNHSFIDFFGKEADTCNFIKENVKHANYNPSDDELLELVATELAKNAPKQFIVLHTYGSHFNYRERYPSENAFFLPDFPVDAEVKYKDNLVNAYDNSIRYTDDFLARLIGMLQEQNTDAAMLYTSDHGEDIFDDSRRLFLHASPVPSYYQIHVPFLLWMSDSYRDHYPSLWENTISNKQKNISSSASFFHTMLELGGVTTPYRNDSLSVVNGLFTEKPRVYLNDHNEARSLNEIGMGEEDFEMLQQKGILYR; this is translated from the coding sequence ATGAAGCCTTTTAAAGAAATCAAGAAATGGTTTGAAAATCAAGAGAACTTGTTTTACTTGTTCCTGATAATTTTGATAGTACCCAATGTTGTACTATGTTTTACGGAGCCTATGCCGATTGTAGCAAAGGTATGCAATGTGTTGTTGCCATTTTCCATATATTATATGGTGATGAGTTGGTCGAGAAACTGCGGCAGGACTTTCTGGATATTGTTTCCTTTTTTGTTTTTCGGAGCATTCCAGATTGTGTTGTTATATCTCTTCGGACAGTCCATTATTGCAGTGGATATGTTTCTCAACCTGGTAACAACCAATTCCAGCGAAGCCTTGGAGTTGCTGGACAACCTGATACCGGCTATTGTTATTGTAGTGCTGTTATATATTCCGGCATTGGCAGTGGCGACGGTATCTGTCATCAAAAAACGGGAATTGCCGGAGCTGTTTATCCACAGAGAGCGTAAGCGCGCCCGATTAGCAATGATTGCCGGGGTTTTGTCATTGGGAGCTGCCTATCTGTTTGACTCCCGCTATGAACTGAAATCGGATTTATACCCGGCCAATGTGTGTTATAACGTTGCACTCGCCTTTCAACGCACTGCACAGACACAGAGCTATGCAAAAACATCGAAAGATTTCACATTCCAAGCTAAATCCGTTCATCCCCAAAAGAATAGGGAAGTCTATGTTATGGTTATTGGGGAAACGTCCCGTGCAACTAATTGGTCGATTTATGGTTATAATCGCGAAACGAACCCCAAACTGTCAAAGGTAAAGGGACTAACAGCTTTCTGCCACGTACTGACCGAATCCAATACTACACACAAAAGTGTACCTATGCTGATGTCTTCGGTTTCGGCACATGACTTCAATTCCATTTATCAACAGAAAAGTATCATTACAACATTCAAAGAAGCAGGCTATCAGACAGCTTTCTTCTCCAACCAGCGCTATAACCATTCTTTCATTGATTTTTTCGGAAAAGAAGCTGATACATGCAATTTTATCAAAGAAAATGTGAAGCATGCCAACTACAACCCTTCCGACGATGAGCTGTTGGAACTGGTAGCCACTGAGTTGGCTAAAAATGCTCCTAAGCAATTTATTGTTCTCCATACCTATGGTTCACATTTCAATTACCGGGAGCGCTATCCTTCGGAAAACGCTTTTTTCTTACCCGATTTTCCTGTGGATGCCGAAGTGAAATATAAAGATAATCTAGTGAATGCCTATGACAACTCTATCCGCTATACAGATGATTTTCTGGCACGCCTTATCGGAATGTTGCAGGAACAGAACACAGATGCTGCAATGCTTTACACTTCGGATCATGGAGAGGATATTTTTGATGATAGCCGACGCCTTTTCCTGCATGCGTCACCGGTTCCGTCTTATTACCAGATACATGTGCCGTTCTTACTGTGGATGTCTGACAGTTACCGGGACCATTATCCGTCTCTTTGGGAGAATACAATATCCAATAAGCAGAAAAACATTTCATCCAGTGCCTCTTTCTTCCACACGATGCTGGAGTTAGGAGGAGTTACAACGCCTTATCGAAATGATTCATTGTCTGTTGTAAATGGTTTGTTTACCGAAAAGCCCAGAGTGTATCTCAACGACCACAATGAAGCTCGTTCACTGAATGAGATAGGTATGGGCGAGGAAGATTTTGAAATGTTGCAACAGAAAGGGATATTATACCGGTAA
- a CDS encoding BamA/TamA family outer membrane protein, with protein sequence MSTDLKTWLSSLILLVTVTAVHAQTRLAEVHTSAGTDSVTVLDSASAKRSFFKKFLDYFNDANKEKKNKKFDFSIIGGPHYSSDTKLGLGLVAAGLYRTDRNDTILPPSNISLYGDVSTVGFYLLGIRGTHLFPRDKYRLNYNLYFYSFPSLYWGKGYDNGVNNANESDYDRFQAQMKVDFMFRLARNFYVGPMAVFDYIYGHNIEKPELWEGMNARTTNFSLGLSLLYDSRDFLTNAYKGYYLRIDQRFSPAFLGNKYAFSSTELDTRYYHEVWKGGVLAGQFHTLLNYGNPPWGLMAILGSSYSMRGYYEGRYRDKCVMDAQIELRQHVWKRNGVAVWVGAGTVFPRFSEFDMKHILPNYGFGYRWEFKKRVNVRLDLGFGKHQTGFIFNINEAF encoded by the coding sequence ATGAGCACTGATTTGAAAACATGGCTATCATCATTAATCTTGTTGGTGACTGTAACCGCTGTTCATGCACAAACACGCTTGGCAGAAGTACATACTTCGGCCGGTACGGATTCTGTCACCGTCCTTGATTCGGCTTCTGCCAAACGGAGTTTTTTCAAGAAGTTCTTGGACTATTTCAATGACGCCAATAAAGAGAAGAAGAATAAAAAATTCGATTTTAGCATTATCGGTGGACCTCATTACTCCAGTGATACCAAATTGGGATTGGGGTTGGTGGCTGCCGGGCTTTATCGCACCGACCGTAACGATACGATTCTTCCGCCCTCCAATATTTCGTTGTATGGAGATGTTTCTACGGTAGGCTTTTATCTGTTGGGAATACGCGGGACGCATCTGTTTCCTCGTGATAAATATCGCTTGAATTATAATTTATATTTCTACTCCTTTCCGAGTTTATATTGGGGAAAAGGGTATGATAACGGAGTCAATAATGCCAATGAAAGCGATTATGACCGTTTTCAGGCGCAGATGAAAGTGGATTTTATGTTCCGGCTGGCACGCAACTTCTATGTGGGCCCTATGGCAGTGTTTGACTACATATATGGGCACAATATTGAAAAGCCTGAATTGTGGGAAGGTATGAACGCACGCACCACAAATTTCAGTCTTGGGTTGTCGCTGCTTTATGATTCGCGCGACTTTCTGACAAATGCATACAAAGGGTACTATCTTAGAATAGACCAACGCTTCAGTCCCGCCTTCTTAGGAAACAAATATGCCTTCAGCAGTACGGAACTGGATACGAGATATTATCATGAGGTGTGGAAAGGCGGCGTTTTGGCCGGACAGTTCCACACTCTGCTGAATTACGGGAATCCTCCCTGGGGCCTGATGGCAATTTTAGGCAGTTCGTATTCCATGCGTGGCTATTATGAAGGACGCTATCGTGACAAATGTGTCATGGATGCCCAAATAGAGCTTCGCCAACATGTCTGGAAACGTAATGGAGTGGCCGTATGGGTGGGGGCGGGAACTGTTTTTCCAAGGTTCTCAGAATTTGACATGAAACATATTCTTCCCAATTACGGTTTCGGTTATCGCTGGGAATTTAAAAAGAGAGTAAATGTACGTTTAGATTTAGGGTTTGGCAAACACCAGACAGGATTTATATTCAATATCAATGAAGCCTTTTAA
- a CDS encoding NAD(P)/FAD-dependent oxidoreductase, with protein MKTAMDIPDKEGRKRLVIVGGGFGGLKLARKLKSDKYQIVLLDKNNHHIFQPLLYQVATAGIEPSAISFPYRKIFKKREHFHIRICEAQRVMPENNLLETSIGTLAYDYLVIATGCDTNYFGNNDMAKQTMALKNTSEALFNRNQILDSFEQAQNTGNEEERKRLMTFAIVGGGATGIELAGALAEMRKFVLPQDYPDLNINEMRIILIDGAPRLLSAFSEKSSREVMEYLGKRNVEVKLNARVINYEGNELVLSEGPVIDTKNVFWVAGVKANSLQGLPSEAYGPGNRLKVDSYNRLCEYSNIFAIGDTALMSSDAYPKGHPQVVQPAIQQARNLIVNLQRMEQGLPLQPFIYRNKGSMATIGRNHAVVELKKLRFGGFPAWAVWLFVHLMSIVGVKNRLFIFVDWMWSYFTYDPSLRIIIKPLKRE; from the coding sequence ATGAAAACAGCAATGGATATTCCCGACAAAGAGGGCCGCAAACGACTGGTCATTGTGGGAGGCGGTTTTGGAGGGCTGAAACTGGCAAGGAAACTGAAGAGCGATAAATATCAGATTGTCCTATTGGATAAGAACAACCACCATATTTTTCAACCTTTACTTTATCAGGTGGCTACGGCAGGTATTGAGCCGAGTGCCATTTCCTTTCCCTACCGCAAAATCTTTAAGAAAAGAGAGCATTTCCATATACGTATTTGTGAAGCACAACGCGTTATGCCGGAAAATAACTTACTGGAGACTTCCATTGGTACGTTGGCTTATGACTATCTGGTAATTGCTACCGGATGTGATACGAATTATTTCGGCAACAATGACATGGCTAAACAGACTATGGCCTTAAAGAATACATCGGAAGCCCTGTTCAATCGTAATCAAATTCTGGATAGTTTTGAACAGGCCCAAAACACCGGAAATGAAGAAGAACGCAAGCGTCTGATGACTTTTGCCATAGTAGGCGGCGGGGCTACGGGCATAGAACTGGCAGGTGCTTTGGCAGAAATGCGAAAATTCGTTCTTCCGCAAGATTATCCGGACTTGAACATCAATGAAATGCGTATAATTCTCATAGACGGCGCTCCTCGCCTCTTGTCTGCTTTTTCGGAGAAATCCTCCCGGGAGGTAATGGAATATTTGGGAAAACGGAACGTAGAGGTTAAACTGAATGCAAGGGTCATCAACTATGAAGGCAATGAGCTTGTGTTGAGTGAGGGGCCGGTTATTGATACGAAAAATGTATTCTGGGTGGCGGGTGTAAAAGCCAACAGTCTGCAAGGATTACCTTCCGAAGCATACGGACCGGGAAACCGCTTGAAAGTGGACAGTTATAACCGCTTGTGTGAGTACTCCAATATCTTTGCCATCGGTGATACCGCCTTAATGTCTTCCGATGCTTACCCTAAGGGGCATCCACAAGTGGTTCAGCCGGCTATTCAACAAGCAAGAAATTTAATCGTCAACTTACAGCGTATGGAACAAGGCTTGCCTTTGCAGCCCTTTATATATCGCAATAAAGGCTCTATGGCTACTATCGGGCGCAACCATGCCGTTGTAGAGTTAAAGAAACTGCGTTTTGGTGGTTTTCCGGCATGGGCAGTGTGGCTGTTTGTTCATTTGATGAGCATTGTAGGTGTAAAGAACCGGCTTTTTATATTTGTGGACTGGATGTGGAGCTATTTCACCTATGACCCTTCATTGCGGATTATCATCAAGCCTTTGAAACGGGAGTAA
- a CDS encoding DoxX family protein produces the protein MLKRFLFPVKPDGTFISVILLIVRVVFGVMLMNHGIDKWANYQELSAVFPDPLGIGSPLSLGLAIFGELACSMAFIIGFLYRLAMIPMIFTMCVAFFIVHADDPFAVKELAFVYLVVFVLVYIVGPGKFAVDRWISKSLFRK, from the coding sequence ATGTTAAAACGATTTTTATTTCCTGTCAAGCCGGACGGCACTTTCATATCTGTCATATTATTAATAGTTAGAGTTGTATTTGGTGTTATGCTCATGAATCATGGCATCGATAAGTGGGCAAACTATCAGGAACTTTCAGCCGTATTTCCCGATCCTCTCGGTATTGGCAGCCCTCTTTCTCTGGGGTTGGCTATATTCGGCGAGCTGGCCTGTTCAATGGCGTTCATCATAGGCTTTCTGTACAGGCTGGCTATGATTCCCATGATATTTACAATGTGTGTGGCTTTTTTCATAGTCCATGCCGATGACCCGTTTGCAGTAAAGGAACTTGCATTTGTTTACTTAGTGGTATTTGTGCTGGTGTACATTGTAGGACCGGGTAAATTCGCGGTAGACCGTTGGATTTCCAAATCCCTTTTTCGCAAATAG
- a CDS encoding DUF3332 domain-containing protein: protein MKKFNLKLAATVMVCGAFLFSSCIGSFGLHSKLLNWNQGIGNKFVNELVFLAFNIIPVYGVCYLADALVINSIEFWSGSNPMASVGDVKKVKGENGNYLVETLENGYSITKEGETASMELIYDKDMNTWNVVADGVSTELLQMNNDGTAQITLPNGEDMTVTLDAQGISAARQATMVNTYYAAR from the coding sequence ATGAAAAAGTTCAATTTGAAATTGGCTGCAACTGTAATGGTATGCGGTGCTTTCCTTTTTAGTTCATGTATCGGTTCTTTCGGTTTGCATAGCAAACTGTTGAATTGGAACCAGGGCATTGGCAATAAATTTGTCAATGAACTTGTTTTTCTGGCATTCAATATCATTCCGGTGTATGGCGTATGCTATTTGGCAGATGCTTTGGTTATCAACTCCATTGAATTCTGGAGTGGCAGCAACCCGATGGCAAGTGTCGGTGATGTTAAGAAAGTGAAAGGCGAAAACGGAAACTATTTGGTGGAAACCCTTGAAAACGGTTATTCTATCACGAAAGAGGGCGAAACTGCATCTATGGAGTTGATTTACGATAAAGACATGAATACTTGGAATGTCGTAGCAGACGGCGTAAGCACCGAACTCCTGCAGATGAACAACGACGGTACGGCACAGATCACTTTGCCCAATGGTGAGGATATGACTGTCACTTTGGATGCTCAAGGTATTTCTGCTGCTCGTCAGGCAACTATGGTCAACACCTATTACGCAGCACGTTGA